One Capsicum annuum cultivar UCD-10X-F1 chromosome 2, UCD10Xv1.1, whole genome shotgun sequence genomic window carries:
- the LOC107858415 gene encoding uncharacterized protein LOC107858415 — translation MDIGNGWAGPGHTGATKDTTIINKAMMRFRPIAPKPVDNHSGSGSTAETNVADVLGKRRTKRKYVRVKKNTKCKNKKEEKEKSDGSLVLDDQQTVVTLQLLPESSGGIKRSPEDDVRSYPKTINFLVQDQPTWMNSNFLSMGAPDLSDRTSVGMRSPLVVESCVMVDGLVTTTLVDLSALGNTDMEKMMNLECDTCPGFISDGVDNVNWVNLAYRRMIDPLEEGGEAAEMVVRLVVKEKKTVPLLLLPAFACTVRVVYTWNKVKKSRTMPCDVWKMDFGGFAWRFDAKAALCLGR, via the coding sequence ATGGACATTGGGAATGGTTGGGCCGGGCCGGGACACACCGGCGCCACCAAAGATACAACGATAATCAACAAGGCGATGATGCGGTTCCGGCCGATTGCGCCCAAGCCCGTCGATAACCATTCGGGCTCGGGCTCTACGGCGGAGACAAACGTAGCAGATGTCCTTGGAAAACGAAGGACGAAGAGAAAGTACGTTAGAGTTAAGAAAAATACCAagtgcaaaaataaaaaagaagagaaggaaaaaagtGATGGATCGTTGGTGTTGGATGATCAACAAACTGTCGTGACTCTGCAACTACTTCCAGAAAGTAGTGGAGGAATTAAAAGGTCCCCAGAGGACGACGTTAGATCCTACCCAAAAACCATCAATTTTTTGGTGCAAGACCAGCCTACATGGATGAATAGCAATTTTTTATCAATGGGTGCACCGGATCTATCAGATCGGACGTCAGTGGGCATGCGATCTCCGTTAGTTGTGGAGTCGTGTGTGATGGTGGACGGTCTAGTTACAACCACTTTGGTAGATTTATCAGCCTTAGGGAATACGGACATGGAGAAGATGATGAATCTGGAGTGTGACACGTGTCCAGGTTTTATATCGGATGGTGTAGATAACGTCAACTGGGTGAATCTCGCGTATCGGAGAATGATAGATCCGCTAGAGGAAGGTGGAGAGGCGGCGGAGATGGTGGTAAGGTTAGTAGTGAAGGAGAAGAAAACAGtaccattattattattgccagctTTTGCATGCACAGTAAGAGTTGTGTATACATGGAATAAGGTGAAGAAGTCAAGGACAATGCCTTGTGATGTATGGAAGATGGACTTTGGTGGATTTGCATGGAGATTTGATGCTAAGGCTGCACTTTGCTTGGGCCGTTGA